GGTGATAGGAGAAAGGGTCACAGAAACCTGCCACCAAACAAGGAGCAAAAGGAGCTCTGGACATCATGGCAAGGAGATTTCTGCTCAGAGGCTGTTAATTGCACCAGAGAATGCTGCGGGCAAAAAGCACTCGAAGGAGGctatggaagagaaagagcaagaggaaacagtTCCTGACACAAGAGCGTCAAATGTGCCTGTATGGGGacactggggcaagaagggtgggaccgGAGTGAATGCGCATTTGTGAAGGCAACGGggtgccagaagagagagaaaatacaaaagcgtgtgtccacagggggaagtgggagagggaaggaaacaagcagaggacTCCAGAGTGCTGTCTGTGGAAATGTGGTGTGATCCAGCGGACCGtgaggctttgcagaggcagcgaaagcctgttttacctgctcgagagtcctcctgagctcagcattgagttgcttcagctctgccttctccagttcCAGCCTTGCAACTGCTCGCTGCAGACATTCCAGCTGCTGTGACAGGAGTCTCTTCTCCGAGAGCCATGATagctgctccccttctgcaaTAGCCTGCTGGGTATACAGAGAGGAGATTATGTGAGCCGGTGCCACATAAAGGTTAGGAGGGACAGAATCGACAAGTCGGGGAGAGTGACCGGACTCGGGAATGGACAGTGCCaagtcccttctgctcctcctggttGACGGGCCAAAACAACACACTCTCTTCCTAGGGGCCCTCCTCCCGATCGCCGTGGGGAAATCCACACAGATTTGCCTTCCGGCCTTTTGGACTGCAGCACAAGTACATCCTGAATGCGCAATGAAGCCTTTCACCTCATCAGGCAACGGTAcgaatgccattatttttaatacactggaaaagctgTACCTCAGAAATCTACATCTCTGAAAGCATCCTCTAAGCACTGTCAGCGTAGCTGCTGTGCAACCATCGTTACAAAATTCTACTGAGGTTAGTACCTTAGTTTGGTCAACTGtgccccttcctttccatgccaaaCCCCAACCACGACACGTTGGCTAAGCTTGCCTACCTAGGAGAGAACCAAGTATCCACCCCCAACTTTTGGACTTCATTTAATTCTAACGGCAAGCTCTGTAGTTCTTTCAGTAGTTCGGGggctgacagaaaacatttcagcaggtGAATGCCTTGAGCTACGCAGACAGGCAAGCCTGCTGGCTACAACCACAGTTTCTTTGGCCGAGCAGGTCATGTATTTATGGGACTATATATTCCCCTATCTTTACGGGCATCGTCATTAGAATCCTTTATTGACACTTTAGTTGACTGATGATCAGTCACACTGCCTACCTGATGATGAAACCGGTCCGTGTCCCTCTCCGAAACCGTACTCTGCAGGATGGCTATTTCTTCCCTCAGAGTCCCGTTGGCCATTTCACTCTTGGTAAGGGCAAGAGTCAGTGCTTgtgccttctctctccatttgacTTCTCTGCTCTCGGTCTGCTTCAAAATAGCAATCGTGCGCTCCAATTCTTCCCCCTTGGCTTTCCGCTCATCCGCCAGTTGTTGGGTTAGctccttctgtctttgcaaggaacggtctctctcctggagaactcgcctcttctctgcttcctcttcctcccatttctggaGTTTCTGGATTCGTTTCTGTAGGGTCTCCCCGCCATCCTTCCATCGCAAAGCTGATGTTAATTGCTTCAAGAGTTCACTCTGCCTCCTAAGCTCTTGTTCTCTCTCCGCCAGAGTCTTCTCTAAGTACCCGACTCTGTCTCTGTGGTTCTTGATCTCTTCGTCCTTCTTTGTCAGAGTCGGCTGAACATGCTGGAGATCTTCCCGAAGAGCTCTtacttcctcttctaactcttctagTTCACCTTCGGCCTTGGTCTCTCGTTCCGTCTCGTGCAAGGCTTCTTCCAggagcttctcttgctctctgcgATGCCTaacctcttcattcttcttggTTAGCCTAAGCTGGAGATTCTGTAAGGTCTTCAGTTCTTCTTCTTGGCGCTGGAGTTTTTGCATGAGAGTTTcattgtcttcttctctcttcctcaccgCGTGCTCAAGCAGATCCACTTGCTGCTGGCATGATGTTAGCGCTACTTTCGTGCTTTCTTCACGAAGCCGGAACATGTTCATTTGCTCCATCTGCCTGAGGAACTCCAAATGGTTCTCCTTCACGATTTGGCTCATTTTGTCTAGATCCTGCTCTAGACTCTTGGCCTGCTTGCCTTCTAACTCCTTCTGCTCTCGAAGCTCCTGGACGTGCTCTTGCAAAGACACTATCTCTTGATCTCTCGCTTCTAGAGAAGATTCAGCGTATTCTAGTTTTTGCAGTATAGCTTTGGTCTGCATCGctgcctcctccttttgctgttgaagcttAGAGATAGCCTCCTCCAGAACCtctatcttttcctctctttctttcagagtcagttttgttgcttggagatttgtttgctcagcttcacgcttttcctccttttccttccacgcCTCACATTGCTTTCTAAGGGataacatttcttgttctttttcctttagtgccacttgaagctgctgcagaatttccttctgctgttcagagtcttgctcttgtttttggaAGGTCTCAATCAGTTCCTTCTGAGATTCAAtcattaaatccttttctttcagtattgctgttgtgtattctaagtctctgtgcaagacattcatctgttcttctgttttttccgcagagctccttgcttgttgcttttggatgtctaggagtctgtccttttcttttaaggttcCTAAGGTCTGCTCCAGTTGGTCACGGACAGTCCTTAACTGCATTTCCATGACTTCTTCAGCTTCCCGGATTTGCTTTTGTTGCGACTCAAGCTCTTGAtccttttcagataaagagaGGGTCATCTTTTCTAGTGTCCCACGAAGCTCCTGCAGGTAGCCCTCTTGCTGTTCCTTGTACTGCTGCAAGAGTCTTAACTGATCCCTTTGAGAATCACACTCGCGCTCTCTGTCCTTAAGAACTGCCCTCAGGTCTCCAAGGCTCGCGTGCAGAGATTTCACctgttctctctccatttccagtgCTTGGATCTGCTGAGTCAGAGACAGAAGCTCCAAGTTCTTCTCCTTCAAGTTCCCTTTCATATGATCAAGATCCACCTGCAGATTTCTCACTTGTGATGCACCGTGTCGTTCTagaatcattattttcccttcctggaattggatctcccggtctctctcctccagctctttgctcatcttgctgacagcagtcctcagcatttcttgctgcttctccagctcccgtatctgttcttgctgggatcCCACCTcccggtctctctcctccagctctttgctcatcttgctgacagcagtcctcagcatttcttgctgcttctccagctcctgtatctgttcttgctgggattcaactttctgttttttctctgttatgtcctTGATAACCTCACTGAGAGTAGTTTCATgcgtttctttctggttttccagcattctcatctgttgctggtacaacttcatttctccctccctctctgacagGATGGCAGTCATATGAGTGAGActctcctgcaaagcttttccctgtgctgcctctttttGGAGCATCTGGATTTTCTCCCGCTGCGTTTCCACTTCCtcatttttgatttttaagatagaCAATGTAGTTTGAAGTTCTTGTTCAAGGCAGCGATTCCTATCTGTTGCTGCATTTGCTCGGGTTTCGGAGCCTGTGACTGATTCCTGAAGAAGTTTTATCTCCCGTACCAGTTCTTCTTTAACTGCTCGCAGTCTGGcccgttcctgctgcaaaacagtgacaaagaggTTCAATAATTCCACCTATGTATGTTTGCTTTTCGTACTAGATTTGAACTCCTGCTTCAGTGGCAGtcaggggctgccccctccctccctgcctctcggGATGTTGTAAGACCTTTCCTGCGCCGCCCTTTCGGTTGCGTCTTTCCCAGCTTACTCGGCCAGTCCcgtcttcctttttgcccttctccgAACCTCTTCTAGCTCTAGCGTGTTCTTTTGGGGAGGAGCTGCCAGGACCGCAGCCAGGATTTAAAGTCCAGACTAACCACGATTTAGGCAGTGGCATGATGATGTTCTCTCTgatagggagggaggaagggaagacagaacaACCCCAACATGGGATTTCCCGTTTTTGGGGTTGggcgttgggggtttttttggacctcTACTGTGTAGAGTTTTCATGGTACCATCCTCTAGAACCCCGCTGTGCCCTCTTGAAGGAGTAGTGGTCAGATCACAGACACAGTTACGGTGTTCATGTTCTCTTCAGGCTGCAACGCGCTTCCTGCCTTTCTTAAACCTACACTGTGGTAGCCTCTCGCTTTGCAGGCCCTGTCCCTCACGGCACAAAGGTCTCATGGCTGCCAAGGCATCGCTCCTCTTTACAAAGGGGTAGCTAAGAGACGCTTCTACCCAGACGGACAGTGTCCAGAGAAGCACTGCCAATAAGGAGcccagaagagtaaaaaaaccacacaaattctcctttcacagtctttacctcttgcttggcATTCTCCACTCTCGTCCGTTCCTCCTCTTGTTGAGCTTGCATGGTAGCAACTCTCTGCTTCATATCAAACAGCTTCTTCTCGTGCTCCCTTTCTGTCTccgccttctccttttcccactgctccagcatctcctgtagctctgaaTGGTGCCCTTCCCGCTCGCTTGCctgatgaggggagaaaaagacttcaagatggagtcccagccaagcttctcaaaaaaatggGAAGCTTCATCCCTCCCACAAACCCCCACCTCAACAGCGCACAGTAGTGGCTTTGTGCCCTCCATAAATCATGTCCTATCAAGGAACTTAAAAGGAGGgtcagctggtggaagaagaggagatgttACCTTCCCCTCTCTGGCGGCTGCCTGTTTCCTAGCACCTCTCGCCTACGGGATTTCTCTCTAGTCTCAGAGTCTCTATTTTCAAAGCTCAACTCCATTCTCATCGAGGAAAAGATGCAGATGGACTGCAGGGTgagaaagagaccagcacccccatGCCCTAGTCACAAGACGGGCCACGAACTCAAGTACCAGGAACAAGGGGCTGTTCCATCTGTTCTGTATGCTTTAAGCCCAAAGATAACACCTCTGTCAACcgtgaaaggacagaaagaaaggaacaaagttccCACGACTGCAGTTGGCAGGAAAGTTAGGAGTCTACTTCATGGTAGACAGGAGTCTGGTAAGATCCTACCCCTTTACTGCCATGCTTTGGGTGGGGACcacccaaccttctgctcaactcGTCTCAGGCCCACAGGGAATCCGTGGCTTGCATTTACTGTCCCGGCATAGTCCTGTAGGTCTTCACGTGCTTTCAAGTGCGAGCcgttggctctgctgcctggcctaGCAACGTGTGGCCTATGACAGACGCTTGCTGCCATCTCACACGCTCAGGCTATTATTCTTCTAAAGCCAGCCCACAAAGCTTGCCTGAAGAATTCAGAAGCATATTGTTTCCTACCAGGTCTTGCAGGAGCTTGTTTATTTCCACTTCGTGATCAGTTTCCCGAAGTCTGAGGGTATCGTTATACTGCTCTTCTGTCCGCAAGAGCTGTTGCGCCATGTTTGCCCGTTCCTGCTTCATGAGagatctctctgcttccagctcacaTTGAAGGCACTTCACTTCCCCTGCAAACGTGACAAATGGCAAGATTCAGGGCCTACACAAACAGCGGTTCTGACTTCACTAACCTtcagccatttgaattttttcagtgtaggaGGGATCTGTCTCCAGCTCCTTCACTCCTTAGAAGCACTGCAGACAGAGAGCTATTTTTATACCATCCTCCCTAGGCAGGGGGATCACCAGAAACAAAGCACACGAGGCTCTCACCTTGTATCACCTCCTTGGCCTGCCTGACCGTGTGAAGTTGGATTTCAAGCTGACTCCTGGCGATCTCCAGCTGACATAAGCGCTGCTGAGCCTCAAGCAGGCTGGATTCCAGGGTCTCCTTCCCTGACCTACAAGACGCCAATACGGAGAGAAATGAGTTTCTTGCTCCTGACGCCCACAGGGAGTTAGTCCAGTGAGAACTGGTTCAAGATCCCTACCCCTCAGTACGGAAAATGGGTTGCATGGAAACTGGTATACAGAAGGCATATTTCTGCCGTTTAAAAGAGCAATGCAGGCCCCTCCGAGGGAAAGCCCAGGCTTTGCTTATGACCTAGCGTAACACAGAAAGCCCAGACGAATTTGATCTCCATAGCCAAATCTTAAATTGCTATTGTCTGATCTATGACACACGGGTAGCTGTGCTCACAAAGtctgtgccagcaagcaaaagcccagcctctgctcgCAGCCCTTTGCTCATCGTCACTTCCAGGTTGCTCTGCAGGGGCACAGAGTAAGAGTATCTCCCTGGCTGACTCGTGACTTTTTGATGCCGTTCGTAGTGTACGTACAGGGAGGTGATCTTCCAGACTCcctatatttcaaagggactaaaGCAATACATCAGATGATATAGTAAAATCTCATGCTTGTAAGCAGCATCTGTGAGAAATCTGAACTAGATTTTATCTGAACAaggactacctgaaaggagagacAGGTAGCCTTCAGTTTAAACTCTTGGAAGTTCAAGAGAAAAACTTGCTACTTTTCTCTAAGCGTTGCTAACTAAGTAGGCAGTAGCCCAAATGACTTGCCgctctttaaaatggaagttGTAGTACTGCGGAGGCAAATTGTTACATCCATAGACTTCAACCAACTGCTGCGTATGACACACAGGATTCTGGAACCAGAAGCTGAAGTTGCCTCCCTGATCTAACACGGCGTCCTGCGTGCCAGGTTCCTACCATACACAGCACTGCCTCACTAGTACAGGCATGCAACCAGGATAACATCCTTCAGGGTAAAGGGGCACCCGAGTGGTACAACAATAAGACCCACAACAGTAGGATTTCACTGCTTTGATGGACGATGGAGGATGTCTCTTCAAGAAGGAGAACAAGCACATATTTCTGACTACGCCTATCTCTGGCAGTCCAAAGTAAATATGCTCCATTTTAAGGATAAATCAAAGTCAGTctctaaaacacaacagagaagataAGAATCCAAAACTGTGACGACAACAACAGGCTCTTGAGAACAACGTCTGGCAAGAATAGTTGCTACAGCCCAATAATTGACAGAACATAATTCAGCTGGATCAAATaagaggagctggagctcagaagcagcagcagctctcaagaaACAGACTGAGTCAAAATGGTGTTTATCAGCCTTGCTAACAACATACTCTGGAGTGGTAAGGCGTAAAAGTCAAGAAGCATGACAAACGGTCTCTaatttgtacagctctgcaaGTTCAGGAGTCTTCTAAAAAAGACCTGAGAGGAGGACAAACATCTCGATACGTTGggtagtttggggttggtttttttttaaaagcagaacttgtcACGTGGGATCTTAGAAACCTGATCCAGCAGAAGGACAAAATCTTGTTCCTTCCCTGCATAAACTCCTCCATGATGTCTATCTCAAAACAGCACGTGGTAAGGAGTACCGGACCCAGACATCAATGATGGGCAACAATTCCCGCAGACTGGCGACCATTCAAAagaggcttccctgctgctggtgtaaCCAACTCTAGGTCCTGCACCACAGGTAACAAGAGTTAGACTAGAAACAGTAGGCCCTCAAGATTTTCAGCACGAGCCTCTAGCTTCACCCTAAACGGCAGCGTCCTACTCGCAATGTCCGTACGTAGTAGCCTTGAATTCTGAAGATCCCACGTCAAACTACTTGATAAGGAAAGATCCAAGTTCAAACGCGCagaacaagaaaccaaaaccagagagaagcttTGGGTTTCAGTAAACATCTGCATGGTTTAATTACTACTCAATGCAGAGCCAAGGTACCAGATACCGAGGAATTATGCTGGCTTGCTTTGGACTTCACACAGGAACGTGCAAGGGGGCATAAACATGAGCCCAAGGCTCAGGAGAGCTTTGTTAGctttagctgtcagaaaaataaccttcaaaccatgctgtactggtttgggtttttggttttttttttgctcgaGATTCTTCCGTTTTCTGTCCATGGAAGGTGAAAACGGCTGAAAAGCATACAGGATGCAACGAATCCTCGTGTAATGATTATCACCTCTATAattacagacattaaataatCTCCTGCCTAGGGTCTCCCCCCTGCCTTTAcctggcctctgccagctgctctgcaaggcctcGTCTCTCCTGCTCCGTGGCTGCCAGTCGCACCTCTAGGGCAGCCTTCTCGTGCACCAGcaattccttctctttggatACGTTGGCCAGTGCCTGCCCTTGGCGAGAGGACTCCTGCCGCAACTGCTCCAGACCACTGCTAGCTGACTCTTGCTGGCGGTGAACCTGAAAGCGGGACAAAATACAGTTAGAGTCCTTCCTCTGGAGTTCTGTGCAGAGCCAGCCAGTGCCACTTCTGAATCAGCTAGAGGAGAGAGAGCTCCGGTACTCTGGCCTGAAAGTTTAAGAGCATCTGCTTTATACCGCCCTAACACCCTGGGCTGCCAAAAGGCACTAGGGCTGTTAACCCGAAAGCGATGTGTAAGGCCCTACTGGGTTGCCTGGGACCAGACAGCCCCTTCAGGACAAACGTACACACCCCAGACTACACGTTTTCACGCAACAATACCACATCTTCCACAACTGCCACCTTGCAAACTAAAATTCTATCAGGATCTATTCCAGTGCTggaaattttcaggaaagtttGAGCAAAAGCAACTTTGCTCGCCGAATAAAGTGGACATACACGTGGTTTCTCctcctagaagaagaaaaaccaacatcAAAGCGTCACCTTGtcgcaaaacaccaccacacacctACTTCAGTGTGTACAGCAGTCGGATGCAATGAGGTGATCCTTGGCAGGGAAACAGCCCTTGTGGTGGGCAGTGTCATTTAGTGATTTACGGAAGTCTGGCTGGTGTGGCCAAAGAGATGGTAGACTCTATTTGGACAGTAGTTCATGTCAACAATACTGTTTACTTGTCTTACACAAACAAGTTGTCCAATAGACCTTGCTGGCATTCCAGCCTGAAGACTAACCGTGATTTTATAGCTTTCCTCTGCAGTATAATACCTCTGCTGGCTATTTGCCAAACAGACCACGTACTCCAAAACTAAGGCTGTCTAACAGAGAACAGACCATCAGAAACAAACAATTCTCCTCTCAAAGTTATCCCATAAGACCTAAGATTGTACATTATGAAACTGACACTGAAATGATGGCAAGCTCCCTAGTCTCCTCCAGCGATACAATTCTCCCAAGCTCTTTTTCCACTCTACCAAAACCAGTTAGTCCAGAGTAAACAGTCTCCTGTGATCAcctctttctcatcttctccctCAAAGCCTAAAGAGGATCTAGCAATTCAAAGCTGCGTGTATGTCGTAAAATACAGTTCCAACGATTTCAGGATGTCATTCCCGTTCTTAGCAGTACAAGACAGCAGACGCTGACTTGCCGCTTTGTCCCGCCCTCTAGGCCCCAACAAGCGGAGCTTGGAAAGTTGcagacttcacaacaaaaagcataaatagaaacATGCAGCCCCGGGGGTTTTTGGCCTCAGAAAATGGGTGAggagcttgcttgtttgcttacagGGTAAGGATTACGCAAGGCAAATCACCTCTCTGCAGCttatcaaaagccaaaaaagaggcCAACACAGGCAGGTGGATTAAAGGAATCTGTAGAAGCAGAGGACAACTCAGAGAattgcacaacagctctgcgagCCATCAACACATTTCCGGAAGGAAGTAAACAAAGCCGTCTGACCTCCAGCGCTACCAAGTGTCTCCTTgacaaaaaccactgcagaatcCAACAGATACAGCTTCACTGAGCCAAGCAGCCAAAAGCCCACCCAGAAAGCACCAGGTTTTTGGTCTCACCTGATTGAGTTTCTCTtgggtttctgccttctcctctgccagcatcctcagctctacctgcagcccctcctgttgctcctctgcttccttcagcagctgctccaggtgggctttctCTGCGCTCAGCGCCTCATTTGTTCTCTCCCACAAGTTCAGCTTCTCCTGGTCAGAGAtctttgctctctccatctcGTCCACTTTACCCGACAGAACGTCAAGCTCTTGCTCCAGCTacaatcacagaagcacagaggaaataaaataacagtaagattTACTCTGTAGGAGCTTTGGCttggacagagaaaagagcaacgTTTCCATATTCAGACAGTCATACTGTCTGAAGGCAAgaagtctgagaagcagcagcagctggagacaaacaCCTGGCAAGATCTTTGACAACTCTGCTCACCTGCAACACAAGTTTGTTCAGCTGCACTTTATCCAAGGCAAGAGCTTCATTGATACTGCTCATGTTCGCTGCTGCAACGTGTAGATCGGCTATTTCAGCACTCAGCTTATTCTGAGCCCCTGTCAACTCCGCTACCGACTGCTCTGCCTGAAGAGACGAAAGAACAACATGacaacaaagacaggaaaatccctGACTTCAAGCAGCAACTCCAGATCCCCTGTCGTGTCTCTGACACACTCCCAGTTCAGCGTTCCCAACAAGCACGTGGGCACTAACTACACCAGAGAGCCTCTGTGGTCTGATCACCGTCTTCCAAGAAGGACAACAACATTGTCCCTGTCTTCTactgccagaaacagcatctgtggTGGTCTTGCTATCACAGCTGCCTCTCCCACAAGTGCTGCCTCGGAATAAGGTGACCATACCTTCTCCAGTGCCACGGTAagctcctgtttctcttgcttcagcagatccctctgaaggtgcgattcctccagcatctctcttgcgACCACCAACTCGCTCTGTAATAATGAATGTTCTCCTTCAAGTGCAGCTAAGTCCTTCGGTCTatgagaaggggaaagacaaacaagtttttaacgtaaaaaacattgtcctttccaaaaccacgagtatagaatcatagaatcatttaggttggaaaagacctttgagatcatcgagtccaaccgtaaacctaacactgccaagtccaccactaaaccgtgtccctaagcaccacactcCACAGGTCTTcgaaacacctccagggatggtggctcaaccacttccctgggcagcccgtcccaacgcttgacaaccctttcggtgaagaaatttttcctaagatccaatctaaacctcccctggcacaacttgaggccgtttcctctcgtcctatcacttgttactctggaaaagagaccgacacccacctcgctacaaccgcCTTTCAGGTAGCTAACAGCTTCCCGCCTGctagttctctctctcctctttcatacGTTGGACACAAGACTTTCCAAAGTTCTTCTTTGGGTAAGACAGACTTCTAAAGTCCACATTAATAGTCCCACAACTACTTTTGCCTTCAGCAGCGAACTGATGAAGGAGCTGGCAATCTATCTGGGGAGATGTGCATGAATTTCCCAAACTAATTATCACAGGATCACAGGATGCTTCAGGTTAGTACGTGTGATGTTGCAAAATGGCACTCCTTGCCCCAAAGGCCTTCTGCACTCAGTCTAGCGTGGAAACGGCAGTACGGAGGGGCTACATTGCATATGATGGTCCTGTGCAAATTCCTCCCAACTCCTTTAGCACAGCCCTGGGTAGCAAAAGGGCTGTACAAGAGACACAGCTCTCTTTACGCTGGTCTCCATTTCTCACCAAGAATCAGTTAATAGCAAAAACATTGTAATatgccatctcttttccagtcctgcctTACTCACAAGAGCTTCTGTCTGTCAGATGGTTTCTTCTATCCGTTCTGTTGAAGGCAATAGTTTGACTAGGGACAGGAACAAGGCTGTGCAGTATGGGTGCGTTTTAAACGTGAACACAGCCCACCCTATGAATCCAACAAGCACCCACAGAAGACAACGCTGCtaacagcaaagtttaaaacacatttacctgTCCTGAAGCTCCTTCTTCTCCGGGTCCCCTTCGACTTGTAAGTGCATCACTGCCCAAGTCTTCTGGCTTATTTCCTGTTCcgcttgctgctgtgcctgatccttgaggacaggtctacccagcGTAACGGATTCCCAGGGCCGTACGCCACAGTTTAGGTGGGAGCAGTTTACAAGTATAGATCCAGAAAGCCTcatttgctctgccttcagctctgacaaATCTCTGAAGAAGAATCAAGAAGGAGGTAACGTTCACACCACCATCTTTATCA
This region of Harpia harpyja isolate bHarHar1 chromosome 1, bHarHar1 primary haplotype, whole genome shotgun sequence genomic DNA includes:
- the LOC128147656 gene encoding centrosome-associated protein CEP250-like, with translation MAARSQASLRRRLQSSQEAQHRQAVLVRKLQAKVLQYRTRCRELEQQLAAGGGPLPGRWEATEDQSLEKALLQVEEEQQRCENLAEVNALLQEHLDEANEVNSALKEDVGKLTADWMRAREELELKESEWRSERELYDSYLRGERSRLLSLWRQVVTFRCHFLEMKTATDRDLSELKAEQMRLSGSILVNCSHLNCGVRPWESVTLGRPVLKDQAQQQAEQEISQKTWAVMHLQVEGDPEKKELQDRPKDLAALEGEHSLLQSELVVAREMLEESHLQRDLLKQEKQELTVALEKAEQSVAELTGAQNKLSAEIADLHVAAANMSSINEALALDKVQLNKLVLQLEQELDVLSGKVDEMERAKISDQEKLNLWERTNEALSAEKAHLEQLLKEAEEQQEGLQVELRMLAEEKAETQEKLNQVHRQQESASSGLEQLRQESSRQGQALANVSKEKELLVHEKAALEVRLAATEQERRGLAEQLAEARSGKETLESSLLEAQQRLCQLEIARSQLEIQLHTVRQAKEVIQGEVKCLQCELEAERSLMKQERANMAQQLLRTEEQYNDTLRLRETDHEVEINKLLQDLASEREGHHSELQEMLEQWEKEKAETEREHEKKLFDMKQRVATMQAQQEEERTRVENAKQEQERARLRAVKEELVREIKLLQESVTGSETRANAATDRNRCLEQELQTTLSILKIKNEEVETQREKIQMLQKEAAQGKALQESLTHMTAILSEREGEMKLYQQQMRMLENQKETHETTLSEVIKDITEKKQKVESQQEQIQELEKQQEMLRTAVSKMSKELEERDREVGSQQEQIRELEKQQEMLRTAVSKMSKELEERDREIQFQEGKIMILERHGASQVRNLQVDLDHMKGNLKEKNLELLSLTQQIQALEMEREQVKSLHASLGDLRAVLKDRERECDSQRDQLRLLQQYKEQQEGYLQELRGTLEKMTLSLSEKDQELESQQKQIREAEEVMEMQLRTVRDQLEQTLGTLKEKDRLLDIQKQQARSSAEKTEEQMNVLHRDLEYTTAILKEKDLMIESQKELIETFQKQEQDSEQQKEILQQLQVALKEKEQEMLSLRKQCEAWKEKEEKREAEQTNLQATKLTLKEREEKIEVLEEAISKLQQQKEEAAMQTKAILQKLEYAESSLEARDQEIVSLQEHVQELREQKELEGKQAKSLEQDLDKMSQIVKENHLEFLRQMEQMNMFRLREESTKVALTSCQQQVDLLEHAVRKREEDNETLMQKLQRQEEELKTLQNLQLRLTKKNEEVRHRREQEKLLEEALHETERETKAEGELEELEEEVRALREDLQHVQPTLTKKDEEIKNHRDRVGYLEKTLAEREQELRRQSELLKQLTSALRWKDGGETLQKRIQKLQKWEEEEAEKRRVLQERDRSLQRQKELTQQLADERKAKGEELERTIAILKQTESREVKWREKAQALTLALTKSEMANGTLREEIAILQSTVSERDTDRFHHQQAIAEGEQLSWLSEKRLLSQQLECLQRAVARLELEKAELKQLNAELRRTLEQVERERRRLKRYHSGRSLPDACGFSLSDQHKMAASRQEESHARCSRRLAELQNQVSLLQTQLAQERKYKQDYIECCAKTSQELSDLHQELSRSLAAVVREPKAAVLEAETRKLGQPL